Proteins found in one Cyanobacteria bacterium FACHB-DQ100 genomic segment:
- a CDS encoding DUF1634 domain-containing protein — protein MYQDADPKAVSTLETQILTPSHEAQLSRSISNLLQSGVWLASAIVLIGGILYIVRHGAEPVDYHVFRGEPAMYRSPAGIITAMFAGHRRAIIQFGLLILIATPIVRVILSFISFLRWRDFTYAAITAVVLSGLIYSFIGAYF, from the coding sequence ATGTATCAAGATGCAGATCCAAAAGCGGTTTCAACCCTCGAAACGCAAATCCTCACGCCCTCTCATGAAGCACAGTTATCCCGATCGATTAGCAATTTACTGCAATCTGGTGTGTGGCTTGCAAGCGCAATTGTCTTAATCGGTGGCATTCTCTACATTGTTCGACATGGGGCTGAACCTGTTGATTATCATGTCTTCAGGGGCGAACCTGCGATGTATCGATCGCCCGCAGGGATTATCACTGCAATGTTTGCAGGTCATCGTCGCGCTATCATTCAGTTTGGGCTACTGATCCTGATTGCGACGCCGATCGTCCGAGTCATTCTCTCATTCATCTCGTTTCTTCGCTGGCGCGACTTTACCTATGCTGCAATTACTGCCGTAGTTCTTTCTGGCTTGATCTACAGCTTTATTGGTGCCTACTTCTGA